From a single Miscanthus floridulus cultivar M001 chromosome 8, ASM1932011v1, whole genome shotgun sequence genomic region:
- the LOC136473186 gene encoding abscisic acid 8'-hydroxylase 3-like → MAFLLAVACIYIVSLTLLVVLLVASRRRTAVGAGKTGGGGTTEKDQKLPPGSLGLPFIGETLQLYTQNPKDFFASRLKRYGEVFKTHVLGCPCVILASPEAARMVLVSQAHLFKPTYPPSKERMIGAQALFFHQGDYHLRLRRLVQGWVGPDALRALVPDVEAAVASTLRGWEGRVTSTFHTMKTLTFDVGVVTIFGRRLADHVKEQLREHYLIVEKGYNSFPIPVPFTSYSQAIKARRRLGAILSGILADRRARRSDDQGDDDDLLNTLMRYRNDSGAALSDDQVADNVIGVLFAAQDTTASVLTWILKFLHDNPKLLEAVKAEQMAAYEENDGGRLPLTWAQTRRMPITHLVILESLRMASIISFTFREAVEDVHYQGFLIPKGWKVMPLFRNLHYSPEYFQDPHKFDPSRFKATPPRPGTFLPFGSGAHACPGNDLAKLEMLVLIHRLVTTYRWEVEGSSDDVTYSPFPVPKDGLQARLTTA, encoded by the exons ATGGCTTTCCTCCTAGCTGTAGCTTGCATCTACATCGTTTCACTCACTCTGTTGGTGGTGCTGCTCGTTGCGAGCAGACGGAGAACGGCGGTCGGTGCCGGAAAAACCGGAGGTGGAGGCACCACCGAGAAGGATCAAAAGCTGCCTCCTGGCTCCCTGGGGCTGCCGTTCATCGGCGAGACTCTCCAGCTCTACACCCAGAATCCAAAGGATTTCTTTGCCTCCAGGCTAAAGAG GTACGGCGAGGTGTTCAAGACGCACGTGCTGGGTTGCCCGTGCGTGATCCTGGCAAGCCCGGAGGCGGCGCGGATGGTGCTGGTGTCCCAGGCGCACCTGTTCAAGCCGACGTACCCACCGAGCAAGGAGCGCATGATCGGGGCGCAGGCCCTCTTCTTCCACCAGGGCGACTATCACCTCCGCCTGCGCCGCCTGGTCCAGGGCTGGGTCGGCCCCGACGCGCTCCGCGCCCTCGTGCCCGACGTCGAGGCCGCCGTGGCGTCCACGCTCCGCGGGTGGGAAGGCCGCGTCACCAGCACCTTCCATACCATGAAGACG CTCACCTTCGACGTCGGCGTCGTCACCATCTTCGGCCGCCGGCTGGCCGACCACGTGAAGGAGCAGCTGAGGGAGCACTACTTGATCGTGGAGAAAGGCTACAACAGCTTCCCCATCCCCGTGCCCTTCACTAGCTACAGCCAGGCAATCAAG GCGAGGCGGCGGCTGGGCGCGATCCTGAGCGGCATCCTGGCTGATCGGCGGGCGCGGCGGAGCGACGACCagggcgacgacgacgacctccTGAACACCCTCATGCGCTACCGCAACGACAGCGGGGCGGCGCTCTCGGACGACCAGGTCGCCGACAACGTCATCGGCGTGCTGTTCGCGGCGCAGGACACGACTGCAAGCGTGCTCACCTGGATCCTCAAGTTCCTCCACGACAACCCGAAGCTTCTGGAAGCCGTCAAG GCGGAGCAGATGGCAGCCTACGAGGAGAACGATGGCGGGAGGCTGCCGCTGACGTGGGCGCAGACGAGGAGGATGCCCATAACACATCTG GTTATCTTGGAGAGCCTGAGGATGGCGAGCATCATCTCCTTCACGTTCAGAGAGGCTGTTGAGGACGTGCACTATCAAG GGTTCCTGATTCCCAAAGGGTGGAAGGTGATGCCTCTGTTCAGGAACCTTCACTACAGCCCGGAATACTTCCAGGATCCACACAAGTTCGACCCTTCCCGGTTCAAG GCGACGCCGCCGCGTCCCGGCACGTTCCTGCCGTTCGGGAGCGGCGCGCACGCGTGCCCCGGCAACGACCTGGCCAAGCTCGAGATGCTCGTCCTCATCCACCGCCTCGTCACCACCTACAG GTGGGAGGTGGAGGGGTCGAGCGACGACGTGACCTACAGCCCGTTCCCGGTGCCCAAGGACGGCCTCCAGGCGAGGCTCACCACCGCCTGA